The following coding sequences are from one Vibrio syngnathi window:
- a CDS encoding class I SAM-dependent methyltransferase: MTPSIHLAKGRDKSLRRKHPWVFSRGIDKVEGEPQSGETVDVYAQNGQWLAKAAYSPESQIRARVWTFEKKEINKAFFVKRIQDAQSLREDIIERDGLTGYRLTAAESDGLPGITIDKYQDFLVCQLLSAGAEFNKSVLVEALIECFPDCNIYERSDVAVRKKEGLEQVVGVLHGEEPPKSVVIEENGVKISVNIMEGHKTGFYMDQRDSRKESMKYVKGKDVLNCFSYTGGFGLYALKGDAKRVINADVSQLALDTAKFNAELNEFDISKKRAVFLNADVFKLLREYRDQGTKFDVVIMDPPKFVSSKNNLTSGANGYKDVNMLAMQILNPGGTLLTYSCSGLMGTDLFQKIIADAALDAGRTVKFVERFEQAADHLTDTAYPEGFYLKGFACKVL, encoded by the coding sequence ATGACTCCTTCAATTCATCTAGCTAAGGGCCGTGACAAATCACTACGCCGCAAACACCCATGGGTATTTTCACGCGGTATCGATAAAGTCGAAGGCGAGCCACAATCAGGTGAAACTGTAGACGTATACGCTCAAAATGGTCAGTGGCTCGCAAAAGCGGCTTACTCGCCGGAATCTCAAATTCGAGCTCGTGTTTGGACATTTGAAAAAAAAGAAATTAACAAAGCGTTCTTCGTAAAACGAATTCAAGACGCGCAATCACTGCGTGAAGACATCATTGAGCGTGATGGTTTAACTGGCTACCGTCTTACCGCTGCAGAGTCTGATGGACTGCCAGGTATCACTATCGACAAATATCAAGACTTCTTAGTTTGCCAACTACTAAGTGCGGGCGCTGAATTCAATAAGAGCGTATTGGTTGAAGCTTTAATCGAATGCTTCCCAGACTGTAATATTTACGAGCGTTCTGACGTAGCGGTCCGTAAAAAAGAAGGCCTAGAACAAGTTGTTGGCGTACTTCACGGTGAAGAGCCACCTAAGTCAGTGGTTATTGAAGAGAACGGCGTCAAAATCAGCGTAAACATCATGGAAGGTCACAAAACTGGCTTCTACATGGACCAACGTGACAGCCGCAAAGAATCGATGAAGTATGTTAAAGGCAAAGATGTCCTTAACTGTTTCTCTTACACTGGCGGTTTCGGCCTATACGCCCTAAAAGGTGATGCTAAGCGTGTAATCAACGCAGACGTTTCGCAGTTGGCTCTTGATACAGCTAAATTCAACGCTGAACTCAATGAATTTGATATCTCGAAAAAACGTGCGGTATTCTTAAACGCTGATGTATTCAAACTGCTTCGTGAATACCGAGACCAAGGCACTAAGTTTGACGTTGTGATCATGGACCCACCAAAGTTCGTTTCAAGCAAAAACAACCTAACGTCAGGCGCAAACGGCTACAAAGACGTGAACATGCTTGCAATGCAAATCCTAAACCCTGGTGGCACTCTACTCACCTACTCTTGCTCTGGCTTGATGGGCACTGATTTATTCCAAAAAATCATCGCTGACGCAGCTCTAGATGCTGGAAGAACCGTTAAATTTGTCGAGCGCTTCGAGCAAGCAGCCGATCACCTTACAGACACCGCATACCCAGAAGGCTTCTACCTAAAAGGTTTTGCCTGTAAAGTGTTGTAA